Within the Emticicia oligotrophica DSM 17448 genome, the region ACCGCTTACGTTCTTTTCTTTTCTCTTCTCTGCTCATTTCCTTACTTATCTTAATTCTTTTCCGAAAAGCTTTCATCAAAAAATAAATCCCTCCAGAAAAAATCCCAACTGTGAGAAGTAAAGATAATACAGCTAAAAAACCATAACCACTACAAGCAATTGAACAGGAAAGTATAGTAGCCACATAGGTAAGCCCTAAGCTCAACAAAAATAACAGAACATACACAACTCTACGACCATTATGTGAGGGTTGTTCATCCTGTGAACTCTTATTCTCTGAAAGTGCTCCAACTCGAGCTTTGATAGACTTCTCCCAAACTTTCTCTTCGTATTGACTTGTACTATCTGTCCGTACTGATACTCCAGCGTGTACCCATTGACCAACTATATTTTCGCCTACACTTTTATAGTAATTACCCAACAAAAGCGTCAATCCGAATGTACACAAGAATATTACAAAAGTAACTTGATGCCTAATTTTATGATAAATACGCTTATTTACTCGCTCAATAAATTCATGATTCATTTGTAGGAAACTCACCAATAGCACCAACAATAAAACCGAAAGATTGAGTGTTCTTTCTGATAACTTAGGAATAAAATAATAACCGATTAATCCAGCCGATAACCCTTTGGCTATTTCTATCATTACAATTAATAGTCTTGCCATTAAAACATTTTTAGATGCCCACAGCGAAATATTTTTCATATTCATTATCTTTTAATTTTACCTAAATAGCCTCCAAAGATAATTAAAAACACAAGATTTTTGCATAAAATCTATCTACACCCAATAAAAGTTTTTGACCTAAAATTGGCAAATTAAGCTTAACGAGGCTTTTATTCTGTTTTAATTTATAACTTTGTAGCATTGAATAAAAATTATTAGAATGTACACTCACTCACTCAAGTTACGTAAACCCTTAGCTGTAATTGACCTCGAAACTACAGGTGTAAATGTGGCCAAAGATAAAATTGTAGAACTCTGTATTGCTAAGGCAAAACTTGATGGTACGGTAGAAGTAAAAACCAAACTTATCAATCCGGGTATTCCAATTCCGCTAGAAAGTAGCCTCATTCACGGTATTTATGATGAAGATGTGAAAGATGCTCCTACATTCAAGCAAATCGGTAGAGCACTCGCTCAATTTTTAGAAGGCTGCGATTTAGCAGGTTTTAATAGCAATCGTTTTGATGTACCGATGTTGGTTGAAGAGTTTTTGAGAATTGATATTGATTTCGATGTAAAAAATCGCAAGCTGGTAGATGCTCAAAGAATTTTCCACCTAATGGAACCACGCACGCTTTCGGCAGCATATAAATTTTTCTGCAATAAAACCCTCGACAATGCCCATAGTGCCGAAGCAGATACTTTGGCAACACTAGAAGTACTTTGTTCTCAGGTAGAAAGATACGACGGCGTAAAAGTGAAAAACGATAAAGGTGAAGAGTACGAGCCTGTTAAAAATGATATGGAAGTGCTCCACCAGTTAACCTCAGCCAATATTGTTGATTTTGCTCAACGCATGATTTTAAACAATAAGGGAGAAATTGTGTTTAACTTTGGGAAACATAATGGAAAACCAGTAAAAGCAGTTTTAAAACAAGAACCCCAGTATTATGATTGGATGATTAACGGAGACTTCCCGCTTGATACCAAACGTAAACTCACTGAAATTAAGCTAAAAATGATGCTTGATAAATAGGTCAACCATGATAATATTTTTCCAATGGTAACAATTTTCGCAAAAAGCACACTACAAAAACGAATATTGTTTATTTTTGCGGAAATATTCTTCAACGCCCCTAATTATCAGCCTTATAAGCGTTTCTTAAGAAGAATTAAACGTTAATTAATTAAAGCAATGCAAAGCCAAATACCTGACATTTTTCAGATACCTCTAATAAACTACGTATTATTAGCAAGTATTTTGTTTATCATTGGCATCGTAGGCGTATTAATTCGCCGAAATGCTATCATTATCTTTATGTCTGTCGAATTGATGCTTAATGCGGTTAACCTACTTTTGGTGGCGTTTTCATCGTATCGTTCAGACCCCGCGGGACAAGTCTTTGTATTCTTCATTATGGCCGTAGCTGCTGCCGAAGTAGCCGTCGGTCTGGCCATTATCGTAATGATTTACCGCAACATTCGCTCAATTGATGTTAGCCTTTTAGATAAACTTAAATGGTAAGATGCTATGATTAATCGTAAAATGAGGTTTCATTTTACTACAATCATTATTCATTAGAAATAATTTTTACGATATGTTATTAATAAAACTTATACCTTTATTTCCACTCATCGGTTTCCTAATCAATGGGCTTGGTTTCCGCAAAATATCTAAAGGTCTGGCAGGATGGCTTGGTACAGGAGCGGCACTTCTTTCATTCGTAGGTGCAGTTTCAGCTTATCAGGCATTTATGGCAGGCGGCGAACAGCCAATCATTGTAAATATTTTTGATTGGATTACTGTTGGTTCATTAAATATCAGTTTTTCTTTCCAAATCGACCAATTATCAATTTTAATGCTCTTCGTTGTGACGGGTGTGGGTACGCTCATTCACGTATATTCGATGGGCTATATGCACGATGACGAAGGATTTGGTAAATTCTTTGCCTTTTTAAACCTCTTCTTATTCTCGATGTTATTGCTCGTAATGGGTTCAAACTACATCGTCATGTTTATTGGTTGGGAAGGTGTAGGTCTTTGTTCGTACTTACTAATCGGTTTCTGGAATAAAAATTTCGAATACGGCAATGCTGCTCGCAAAGCCTTTATCATGAACCGTGTAGGTGACTTAGGATTTTTGATTGGTATTTTCTTGATTATCAACCAATTTGGTACAGTTGAATACCTACAAGTATTCGAAAAAGCGAAAGGTCTTTCAATAGGTAATGCCGCTATTATAGCCATTACAGCTTGCTTATTTATCGGTGCGACTGGTAAATCAGCTCAAATTCCACTTTATACTTGGTTACCAGATGCCATGGCGGGTCCGACTCCAGTTTCGGCCTTAATTCACGCTGCTACCATGGTTACGTCTGGTCTTTACATGATTGTTCGCTCAAATATTCTTTATACACTTGCTCCGGGTACACTCGAAGTAGTGGCATGGGTGGGTGCAGCAACAGCTCTTTTTGCCGCAACAATTGGTATTTTCCAAAACGATATCAAAAAAGTATTGGCTTACTCAACAGTGAGCCAGTTAGGTTATATGTTTATGGCGATGGGTGTTGCCGCTTACACTTCTGGTTTCTTCCACGTCGTAACACACGCTTTCTTCAAAGCTTTATTATTCTTAGGTGCTGGTAGCGTAATTCATGCCATGAGCGGCGAACAAGATATTCGCAAAATGGGTGGTCTTGGTGGAAAAATCAAGATTACAGCTATTACATTCCTAATCGGTACAATTGCTATCTCTGGTATTCCTCCATTTGCAGGTTTCTTCTCGAAAGATGAAATTTTAGCTCATGTTTACGAGCACAATAAAATCATGTGGGTATTAGCGGTTATTGGTTCAATGATGACTGCCTTCTATATGTTCCGTTTGTATTTCTTAACTTTCACTGGAAGTTTCAGAGGAACACACGAGCAAGAGCATCACGTACACGAATCACCATTTAGTATGACCCTCCCATTAATGGTTCTTGCTGTATTCTCGATAGTTGGCGGTTTTATGGGTATTCCTGAAATCTTCCATTTCCCACATGCACTTGCCGAGTTCATGAAACCTCTCTTTGCGGGCTCGTTAGCGGTGAATCCTGAGTTTGCAGGTGCTCCAATCGACCACTCTACGGAATGGATGTTGATGGGTATATCAGTGGCAGCAGCGGTAGTTTCTATTTTATTTGCTTATTCTAAGTTTGGTGGAAGCAAGAATGTTCCTGCTGAAGATTCAGCGATTGAAGGCTTCCAAAAGACAGTTTACAACAAGTATTATATTGATGAAGCGTACTGGGCAATTTTTGTAACACCAGTAAAACACTTATCTAATTTATTCGCTTATGTAGTTGAGCCAAAAGGCTTTGATGGCATTGTGAATGGCATCGGTAATTTAGTCGATTCTGTAAGTGGAAAGGTACGTAAGCTACAAGCGGGTGGAACAGGGTTCTATCTATTTGCGATGGTTATCGGCATTGCCGTTATCCTAACAATGAACCTTGGCTACCAAGTAGTAGAAACAATCAAAACATTTGTTGGAATCAAATAAAATTTAGGCCAGATTTACATCTGTTCTATTTCTATTCATAAAAATTACGGTTAAGTAATAATAATAAAATTAATTTCGAATGTTGGCACTAACACTCATACTTATACCCCTTATTGGTAGCCTCGTGCTATTATTACTGAAAGGAAGTAGCGTAAGTACATCTAAAAATACTGCACTCGTGGCATCATTGGCTACATTTGCAGTGGCCATCTATAGTTTCTTGACTTTCGATGCTCAATCATCAATTGGTGTAAAATATAGTTGGATGAAAGACCTCAATATCAATTTTCATATTGCTATTGATGGTATTAGTATCTTGATGGTTTTACTTACTGCCTTCTTGGTTCCAATAATTATCACCTCGACTTTCAAGCATACTTATAAAAATCACGCTTCTTTTTATGCCCTTATCTTATTAGCAGAAACTGCTTTGATGGGAGTATTCATGGCACGTGATATTTTCTTATTCTACTTCTTCTATGAAGCTGCCTTGATTCCAGTTTATTTCATTGCAGCTCTTTGGGGTGGACAAAATGCACCACGCATTACTTTTAAGATGTTTGTTTACACCATTTTTGGTAGTTTATTTATGTTGGTAGCTATTGTTTTCTTATATATCAAAGGAGCATCGGCCGACATCAATCAATTAGTTACAACTGCTAAATTACTTACACCTTCAACTCAAAATATGTTATTCTGGGCATTTTTCATTGCTTTTGCTATTAAAATGCCAGTGCTTCCATTTCATACTTGGCAGCCAGATGCTTATTCAGAATCTCCAACTCCAGCAACGATGCTTCTTTCGGGTCTTCTCTCTAAAATGGGGGTTTATGGCTTGATTCGTATCATGTTGCCTTTATCACCAGCTGGAGTAGCAAACTGGGGATTATACGGAATGATTCTTGCGGTTGTGGGTTTAATCTACGGTTCAATCATTGCAATTCAGCAAAACAATATCAAACGCCTCATTGCTTATTCTTCTTTTGCTCACATGGGTTTGATGGCCGCAGGTGTGCTTTCGGGCAATATCAATGGTATTCAGGGAGCTTTACTTCAAATGGTTGCTCACGGTGTAAACGCAGTTGGTTTATTTTTCATCGTAAAAGTCATTTACGACCGCACTGGAACACGTGATTTATCAGCATTGGGTGGTATTACACAAAAAACACCTGCATTAAGCATTTACTTCATGATTATTATGCTTGGTAGCGTGGCTCTTCCTTTAACAAATGGCTTTGTTGGTGAGTTCTTATTGTTGAAAGGTGTTTATGACAAAGATGCTTGTTTAGGAATCTTCGCTGGACTCACAATCATTTTAGGAGCTGTATATATGCTCCGTTTGATGCAACGCTCAATGTTTGGCGAAGCCAACGAAATTACAGCTAAATTTAAGGATGTTAGTGGTAGCGAAATTGCTGTTTTATTACCAATTGCAACAGTAGTAATCATCACTGGTCTTTTTCCGAATGTATTCTTAAAAGTAACTGAACCTGCTGTTAATTTACTTTTGCAAATGCTCAAGTAATTTATTGGCTTATAGACTAAGGTCGATAAACGATAGTTTTTGAATGAGAGAAGCAAATACTTTTATTCGAATTTTATCAAAAAATAAAAATATCATAAAACTTAATCCTCGCCATTTGGGCGGCAGCCGTAACGGGCTGGGAGTTTATCAAACGAATTATGTATCCAATACTCGTACTCTCTGTTACTGGACTTGTTACCTTGTTTTTAGGTTTCCTAAAATCAAAGAAAATACTTTTGCCAGCTTCATTGCTTTTTGTGGCAGTAGCATTTCTCTCAAATCTTATTGACTGGAATGCCCCAGGTTTGTACTTCTATGATATGCTTGAAGCAAGCAACCTTTCTATTTTATTTAGTTCAATCATTTTGCTTTCTGCATTTTTGATTATGGCTTTATCGAAAGGTTTTATTGATGATGAACACGCACAACCAGCTGAATACTTCGCTATTTTGCAGTTTTCTTTGGTTGGAGCAATTATGATGACCAA harbors:
- a CDS encoding complex I subunit 4 family protein, with amino-acid sequence MLALTLILIPLIGSLVLLLLKGSSVSTSKNTALVASLATFAVAIYSFLTFDAQSSIGVKYSWMKDLNINFHIAIDGISILMVLLTAFLVPIIITSTFKHTYKNHASFYALILLAETALMGVFMARDIFLFYFFYEAALIPVYFIAALWGGQNAPRITFKMFVYTIFGSLFMLVAIVFLYIKGASADINQLVTTAKLLTPSTQNMLFWAFFIAFAIKMPVLPFHTWQPDAYSESPTPATMLLSGLLSKMGVYGLIRIMLPLSPAGVANWGLYGMILAVVGLIYGSIIAIQQNNIKRLIAYSSFAHMGLMAAGVLSGNINGIQGALLQMVAHGVNAVGLFFIVKVIYDRTGTRDLSALGGITQKTPALSIYFMIIMLGSVALPLTNGFVGEFLLLKGVYDKDACLGIFAGLTIILGAVYMLRLMQRSMFGEANEITAKFKDVSGSEIAVLLPIATVVIITGLFPNVFLKVTEPAVNLLLQMLK
- the nuoL gene encoding NADH-quinone oxidoreductase subunit L, with the translated sequence MLLIKLIPLFPLIGFLINGLGFRKISKGLAGWLGTGAALLSFVGAVSAYQAFMAGGEQPIIVNIFDWITVGSLNISFSFQIDQLSILMLFVVTGVGTLIHVYSMGYMHDDEGFGKFFAFLNLFLFSMLLLVMGSNYIVMFIGWEGVGLCSYLLIGFWNKNFEYGNAARKAFIMNRVGDLGFLIGIFLIINQFGTVEYLQVFEKAKGLSIGNAAIIAITACLFIGATGKSAQIPLYTWLPDAMAGPTPVSALIHAATMVTSGLYMIVRSNILYTLAPGTLEVVAWVGAATALFAATIGIFQNDIKKVLAYSTVSQLGYMFMAMGVAAYTSGFFHVVTHAFFKALLFLGAGSVIHAMSGEQDIRKMGGLGGKIKITAITFLIGTIAISGIPPFAGFFSKDEILAHVYEHNKIMWVLAVIGSMMTAFYMFRLYFLTFTGSFRGTHEQEHHVHESPFSMTLPLMVLAVFSIVGGFMGIPEIFHFPHALAEFMKPLFAGSLAVNPEFAGAPIDHSTEWMLMGISVAAAVVSILFAYSKFGGSKNVPAEDSAIEGFQKTVYNKYYIDEAYWAIFVTPVKHLSNLFAYVVEPKGFDGIVNGIGNLVDSVSGKVRKLQAGGTGFYLFAMVIGIAVILTMNLGYQVVETIKTFVGIK
- the nuoK gene encoding NADH-quinone oxidoreductase subunit NuoK, whose translation is MQSQIPDIFQIPLINYVLLASILFIIGIVGVLIRRNAIIIFMSVELMLNAVNLLLVAFSSYRSDPAGQVFVFFIMAVAAAEVAVGLAIIVMIYRNIRSIDVSLLDKLKW
- a CDS encoding 3'-5' exonuclease, whose translation is MYTHSLKLRKPLAVIDLETTGVNVAKDKIVELCIAKAKLDGTVEVKTKLINPGIPIPLESSLIHGIYDEDVKDAPTFKQIGRALAQFLEGCDLAGFNSNRFDVPMLVEEFLRIDIDFDVKNRKLVDAQRIFHLMEPRTLSAAYKFFCNKTLDNAHSAEADTLATLEVLCSQVERYDGVKVKNDKGEEYEPVKNDMEVLHQLTSANIVDFAQRMILNNKGEIVFNFGKHNGKPVKAVLKQEPQYYDWMINGDFPLDTKRKLTEIKLKMMLDK